In Sphingobacterium zeae, one genomic interval encodes:
- a CDS encoding MFS transporter — translation MEKNTTPQQSLIPTILAFALVPITGLATDIYLPSMPQMAQELGLNESKIQLTLSLFLISYGVAQFFTGALVDAWGRYRINLISLFLFIISFWVTAHTQDIWVIYLMRILQGILSAFVVISKRAYFVDVYDGEQRKHYLSIMTIVWSIGPIVAPFIGGYLQTQFGWRSNFIVLAAYSAVLFVLELIFSSETIRQKKPLHIDYLISEFKMMLKSTDFTFGIFMCGISYGLVMFYNLSGPFFIEHQLGYSAITTGYTSLIMGLAWMCGGFIGKALIKKALIPKLRIANFIQISLIVCMLLVSPYLSNLYVLTFFAFAVHCTAGFVFNNYFSYCLGRFPLSAGIAGGLVGGITYLLTSSLSYITVSLVNPSSQFQIGLGYGIFSILGLITLYVISKLVKSS, via the coding sequence ATGGAAAAAAACACTACCCCACAACAGTCACTTATACCGACGATACTTGCATTTGCACTTGTTCCGATTACCGGGCTTGCCACAGATATTTATCTTCCTTCAATGCCACAAATGGCGCAGGAACTTGGCTTAAATGAAAGCAAAATTCAATTGACGCTTTCGCTTTTTCTAATCAGCTATGGTGTTGCTCAGTTCTTCACAGGAGCATTGGTGGATGCCTGGGGAAGGTATCGCATCAACCTCATTTCACTTTTTCTTTTTATTATCAGTTTTTGGGTAACAGCACACACGCAGGATATCTGGGTTATCTACCTAATGCGGATTTTACAGGGAATTTTATCGGCATTTGTTGTCATCTCCAAAAGAGCCTATTTTGTCGATGTCTACGACGGTGAACAGCGTAAGCACTACCTCAGCATTATGACCATCGTCTGGTCGATCGGACCGATTGTGGCTCCCTTTATCGGTGGTTACCTACAAACACAATTTGGCTGGCGTTCCAACTTTATTGTTCTGGCCGCCTATAGTGCTGTGCTCTTTGTACTTGAACTGATCTTTTCCAGCGAAACAATCAGACAGAAAAAGCCCCTTCACATCGATTATTTGATTAGCGAGTTTAAAATGATGCTAAAAAGCACCGATTTTACCTTCGGCATATTCATGTGCGGCATATCCTATGGCCTGGTCATGTTCTACAATCTCAGTGGCCCCTTCTTTATTGAGCATCAACTGGGATATAGCGCAATTACCACTGGCTATACCTCCCTTATTATGGGTTTAGCCTGGATGTGTGGTGGATTTATTGGAAAAGCATTGATCAAAAAGGCATTGATACCCAAACTGAGAATCGCCAACTTCATTCAGATCAGCCTGATTGTATGTATGCTCTTGGTTTCACCTTACCTGTCAAATCTCTATGTATTGACATTTTTCGCATTTGCAGTACACTGTACTGCCGGATTCGTTTTTAACAATTATTTCAGCTATTGTTTGGGAAGATTTCCATTGTCGGCCGGTATCGCCGGCGGATTGGTTGGCGGAATTACCTACCTGCTGACCTCTTCACTCAGTTACATCACGGTAAGCTTGGTAAACCCTTCTTCGCAGTTTCAGATTGGATTAGGTTATGGCATATTTTCCATATTGGGTTTGATCACTTTATATGTGATTAGTAAGCTCGTCAAGAGCAGCTAG
- a CDS encoding glucoamylase family protein: MRKRIAYPVFTGIALALILSSSCQNAINSSPDNPSKIDSTNAGRVNEDSLLTNIQQHTFQYFWEGAEPTSGLARERIHMDGVYPQNDRNVITIGGSGFGLMGMIVAMERGFISKEQGVQKLDHIMDYLGKIERFKGAWAHWYDGELGTAKPFSEKDNGGDIVETAFLAQGLIAIREYLKDKDDSAQKVAQKADKLWKEINWNHYTNGQNVMYWHWSPKFNFQQNHPVRGYDECLISYILAASSPTYPIAPSVYHEGWARSGAIKTAAKKYDIPLVLKHNAKEGEVGPLFWEHYSYLGLSPKGLKDQYADYWEATSNHAKINLAYADLNPKGYTGYGSSKGWGWTASYSINGYDAHHPDNDPGVIAPTAALSSIPYTPRESMQFAQYLDKQLGDKIWGKYGYYDAYSETANWYPQRYLAIDQGPIIVMIENYRTGKIWDLFMQAPEIQQGLKKLGFTSPYLK; encoded by the coding sequence ATGAGAAAACGAATAGCATATCCCGTATTCACCGGTATAGCTTTGGCCCTTATTCTCAGCAGTTCGTGCCAAAATGCTATCAATAGCAGTCCAGACAATCCCTCAAAAATTGATTCAACAAATGCAGGCCGCGTCAATGAAGATTCGCTATTGACCAATATTCAGCAACACACATTTCAATATTTTTGGGAAGGTGCCGAGCCTACTTCTGGCCTCGCCAGGGAACGCATCCATATGGACGGTGTTTACCCTCAAAATGACCGGAACGTCATCACCATAGGTGGTAGTGGTTTCGGTCTTATGGGGATGATTGTCGCCATGGAACGCGGGTTTATCAGCAAAGAACAAGGTGTCCAAAAATTGGATCACATCATGGATTACTTAGGAAAAATCGAACGGTTCAAAGGTGCATGGGCTCACTGGTATGATGGCGAACTAGGCACAGCTAAACCATTCAGTGAAAAAGATAATGGTGGCGATATTGTTGAAACCGCATTCTTAGCACAGGGTCTGATTGCCATTCGGGAGTATCTAAAGGATAAAGATGATTCTGCTCAAAAGGTTGCCCAAAAGGCTGACAAGCTATGGAAAGAAATCAATTGGAATCATTATACAAATGGGCAAAATGTCATGTATTGGCATTGGAGCCCCAAATTTAACTTTCAACAAAATCACCCCGTAAGAGGTTATGATGAATGTCTTATCTCCTATATTTTAGCAGCCTCCTCGCCTACTTACCCTATTGCTCCATCGGTATATCATGAGGGCTGGGCAAGATCAGGTGCGATTAAAACAGCAGCTAAAAAATATGACATTCCACTCGTCCTTAAACATAATGCCAAGGAAGGCGAAGTGGGCCCACTTTTCTGGGAGCATTATTCCTATTTAGGATTGAGCCCCAAGGGATTAAAAGATCAATATGCAGATTATTGGGAAGCAACGAGCAACCATGCCAAGATAAATTTGGCCTACGCGGATCTAAACCCAAAAGGCTACACGGGTTATGGTTCCTCTAAAGGATGGGGCTGGACAGCCAGTTATTCCATCAACGGTTATGATGCCCATCACCCAGACAACGATCCTGGCGTGATCGCGCCTACAGCGGCATTATCATCCATTCCCTATACACCGCGTGAAAGCATGCAATTTGCACAATACCTCGACAAACAACTTGGCGACAAAATTTGGGGTAAATATGGCTATTACGACGCGTATAGCGAAACAGCAAATTGGTATCCTCAGCGGTATCTGGCGATTGATCAGGGACC
- a CDS encoding helix-turn-helix and ligand-binding sensor domain-containing protein: MRIKKYRSVYIFWFCTILFIFPNCSYCQTIIPTGTPFVKQFKKDQYKAGNQNWSLAVDKDGRIYSANTEGLLQFDGQYWRIFPLPNHSTVRSVSIGKDGKIYTGGRGEFGYWTAKPFGNLTYHSLSRLVRDKTYFPNEEIWKIIVEDQRVFFHTFSKSYIWENNTIRQLTAKGEPFLFPHQLNEKLFFEQLPSGLHEFRQGKLIPIKGKDVLKDKNVLALLPFDTNTSLIATARNGLYLMKADGTIEPWSVPANQLLSQSQVNNGIYLYDGQYAFGTIQNGVIIINKDGQVIQHINKNNGLQNNTVLSIVKDNQKNIWVGLDNGIDRIEINSPISFYTDFIGKIGTVYTSIIYQGKIYLGTNKGLFSSEWKGLNNYNALNFTQVPNSNGQVWTLALFGDELICGHNDGTFKLINGRLEKISQITGGWIFKPIFGTRNILQGNYTGLSKFTFDGMHLQFVQQFEGIKEPIRFLAQKDTHSFWIGDWGQLQLIGFDPSFQQANILFSAKQDSVASKRQFKGVYTLENNLVFATDSGFLQFDNIVKRFSYANELNAALGTYRNSNKIIPINTNSYWLIQKTKIAKVDFDSKGKLRIDSNLLSPLQDRMMNNYENILPIENQYYLIGLDDGFAIYRHTDKSQKHRLPLPQIAQLFNLTTGQAIFPDSTFKLSSSDNNLRISFSSPYYSSSPLQYQYYLEGYSDNWSEWSETAYQDFTNLPYGKFQIKIRAKNNMGMVSEIQSYSFTIQHPWYLSWWAKALYTLAILILLYFAYIFNVQRERRRQFQIRRKWLEEKKIALEREAEKKEKDWIKLKNQQLEDQLQLKNKELANAALNIVYKNEMLNNLHDELKQLKDADGNKLSSDELKKINKLIDDAHNDDRDWHIFERSFNESHENFFKKLKQEFPDLVPNDLKLCAYLRLNMSSKEIASLLNISTRGVEIRRYRLRKKLGLPTDKNLSEFLLER, from the coding sequence ATGAGAATAAAAAAATATAGGAGCGTCTATATCTTTTGGTTTTGCACCATTTTATTTATTTTTCCAAACTGCAGCTATTGCCAGACCATCATACCTACAGGTACACCTTTTGTAAAACAATTCAAAAAAGACCAATACAAGGCTGGAAATCAAAACTGGTCCTTGGCAGTAGATAAAGATGGTCGTATCTATAGTGCAAATACTGAAGGTCTATTACAATTTGACGGACAGTATTGGCGTATCTTTCCGCTTCCAAATCATTCCACCGTCCGAAGTGTTTCGATCGGTAAAGATGGGAAGATTTATACCGGTGGCAGAGGAGAATTTGGTTATTGGACTGCTAAGCCTTTTGGAAACTTGACTTATCATAGTCTTTCGAGGCTGGTACGCGACAAGACCTATTTTCCAAACGAAGAAATCTGGAAAATCATTGTGGAAGACCAGCGCGTATTTTTCCATACCTTTTCCAAATCCTATATTTGGGAAAACAATACGATAAGGCAGTTAACGGCAAAAGGAGAGCCTTTTTTATTCCCACATCAGCTTAATGAAAAGTTGTTTTTCGAACAACTACCAAGTGGTCTGCATGAATTTAGACAGGGTAAATTGATTCCAATCAAAGGCAAAGACGTCTTAAAAGATAAAAACGTTCTTGCCCTATTGCCTTTCGACACAAATACTTCGCTCATTGCCACCGCACGAAACGGCCTTTATCTGATGAAAGCCGACGGAACTATCGAACCTTGGTCCGTTCCTGCAAATCAGCTATTGAGCCAATCACAGGTAAATAATGGCATCTACCTCTATGATGGACAATACGCCTTTGGCACCATTCAGAACGGCGTTATCATCATCAACAAGGATGGCCAAGTCATTCAACACATCAATAAAAACAATGGGCTGCAAAACAATACGGTGCTCAGTATCGTCAAAGACAACCAAAAGAATATCTGGGTAGGGCTGGATAATGGTATCGATCGTATTGAAATCAACTCCCCTATTTCATTTTATACAGATTTTATTGGAAAAATTGGCACGGTCTATACATCTATTATCTATCAGGGAAAAATCTACCTGGGCACCAATAAAGGATTATTTTCCAGTGAATGGAAGGGATTGAACAATTACAATGCATTAAACTTCACTCAGGTCCCAAATTCAAATGGCCAGGTTTGGACTTTAGCACTATTCGGTGATGAACTCATCTGTGGCCACAACGATGGAACGTTTAAGCTAATTAACGGCCGTCTGGAAAAGATTTCACAGATCACTGGCGGGTGGATTTTCAAACCTATATTTGGCACGAGAAATATTCTCCAAGGAAATTATACTGGTCTCTCAAAATTTACCTTCGATGGTATGCACTTACAATTTGTGCAGCAGTTTGAGGGTATTAAGGAGCCCATTCGATTTTTAGCCCAAAAAGATACTCATTCCTTTTGGATTGGAGACTGGGGACAACTACAACTTATCGGATTTGACCCAAGTTTTCAACAGGCAAATATATTATTCTCAGCCAAACAAGACAGTGTTGCCTCGAAGAGACAATTTAAAGGCGTTTATACGTTAGAAAATAATCTTGTATTCGCCACCGACAGCGGATTCCTCCAATTCGACAATATCGTAAAGCGATTCAGTTATGCAAATGAATTGAACGCCGCATTAGGTACCTATAGAAACTCCAATAAGATCATACCGATCAACACAAACAGTTATTGGTTGATTCAGAAGACTAAAATTGCTAAAGTAGATTTTGATAGCAAGGGTAAGTTACGCATTGACTCCAACCTATTAAGTCCACTACAGGACCGAATGATGAATAATTATGAAAACATCCTTCCTATTGAAAATCAATATTACCTCATCGGTCTAGATGATGGGTTTGCGATCTATCGACATACAGATAAATCACAAAAACATAGGTTGCCACTTCCGCAAATAGCGCAGCTCTTCAACTTGACCACCGGACAAGCTATCTTTCCAGATTCAACATTTAAATTATCGTCTTCAGACAATAACCTGAGAATTAGCTTTTCGAGCCCCTATTACTCATCTTCACCACTTCAATATCAATATTATCTGGAGGGATACTCAGACAATTGGTCTGAATGGAGTGAGACGGCCTACCAGGATTTCACAAACCTGCCCTATGGAAAATTCCAAATTAAAATAAGAGCAAAAAATAATATGGGGATGGTTTCTGAAATCCAATCATACTCCTTTACCATTCAGCACCCTTGGTATCTATCCTGGTGGGCAAAGGCTTTGTACACGCTTGCCATTTTAATACTGCTATATTTTGCCTATATCTTTAATGTTCAACGTGAGCGTAGGCGTCAGTTTCAAATACGGCGAAAATGGCTCGAAGAAAAAAAGATTGCTTTGGAACGCGAAGCTGAAAAAAAGGAAAAGGACTGGATCAAACTGAAAAACCAGCAATTGGAAGACCAGCTTCAATTAAAAAACAAAGAATTGGCGAATGCAGCCCTCAATATCGTCTATAAAAATGAGATGTTGAACAACTTGCATGACGAACTTAAACAGCTTAAAGATGCGGATGGAAACAAATTGAGTTCGGATGAGCTGAAAAAAATCAATAAACTCATAGACGATGCCCATAATGACGACCGTGACTGGCATATATTTGAAAGAAGTTTTAATGAATCGCATGAAAACTTCTTCAAGAAATTGAAGCAAGAATTTCCTGATCTAGTCCCCAACGATCTTAAGCTATGCGCCTATTTACGGCTGAATATGTCCAGTAAGGAAATCGCTTCGTTGCTCAACATTAGTACGCGCGGCGTCGAGATCAGACGCTATAGATTACGCAAAAAACTAGGACTTCCAACAGACAAGAACCTATCTGAATTTCTGTTAGAACGTTAA
- a CDS encoding RagB/SusD family nutrient uptake outer membrane protein: MKINKLYIAILLSGGIALQSCKDNSFLDVPSKERVEAEDSETVNTPEQFVNGVYGMFTDWDYAFSFLGITEMISDNADKGSSATDAGGDKLLLDNLTYTSTAGSFKSMWIRWYKSIGRATQAIEYTEKFGLTDETYKNRLIAEARFLRALNYFYLVRGWGDIPIQERDLIKREPVAEVYAYIEADIQFAIDNLPVKSAYAAKDLGRATKGAAQGLLSKVYLYQNKWQQAADMAKAVINSGGYSLETDYAKIWRLEGENGPESLFEWQARGSSIAHGIQQYSQVQAPRGGAVNLGWGFNIPSQNLLDAFNAEKDNIRRDATIIFRGETLYDGRLIDNGVENPMYNEKAYSSANGGAGDTDKNVRYLRLGEIYLILAESANELGNNSEALTALNTVRTRVKLPNVTTTDQAQLRQLIWKERRLELAFEHDRWFDLIRTKQAKAAMAANGKSFQEKMMLFPIPEDQRIQTPEMSQNTGW; this comes from the coding sequence ATGAAAATTAACAAACTTTATATAGCAATTCTTCTAAGTGGGGGCATTGCGCTGCAGTCTTGTAAAGACAATAGTTTTCTTGATGTTCCGTCAAAAGAACGTGTAGAAGCCGAAGATAGCGAAACTGTAAATACACCCGAACAATTCGTTAACGGCGTCTACGGCATGTTTACCGATTGGGATTACGCTTTTTCTTTTTTAGGCATAACAGAAATGATTTCTGACAACGCAGATAAAGGTAGTTCAGCAACCGACGCAGGAGGAGACAAATTATTATTAGACAATCTGACCTACACATCTACTGCAGGTTCGTTCAAATCGATGTGGATCCGCTGGTACAAATCAATAGGTAGAGCAACACAGGCAATTGAATACACCGAAAAATTTGGATTAACGGACGAAACCTATAAAAACAGATTGATTGCTGAAGCCCGTTTTTTGCGTGCCCTGAATTATTTTTATCTTGTGCGCGGATGGGGTGATATTCCTATACAGGAGCGCGATTTGATCAAAAGGGAACCTGTTGCGGAGGTCTATGCCTATATTGAAGCTGATATACAGTTTGCTATAGACAACTTACCTGTTAAATCTGCCTATGCGGCAAAAGATTTGGGTAGGGCAACGAAAGGTGCCGCACAAGGGTTGCTATCTAAAGTATATTTATACCAAAATAAATGGCAACAAGCTGCTGATATGGCAAAAGCTGTTATTAATTCTGGGGGCTATAGCCTAGAAACTGATTATGCAAAAATCTGGCGATTAGAAGGGGAAAATGGTCCTGAATCGCTCTTTGAATGGCAGGCCCGAGGTAGTTCAATTGCCCATGGTATTCAGCAATATAGTCAAGTGCAAGCGCCTCGTGGAGGAGCAGTCAATTTAGGCTGGGGTTTTAATATCCCAAGTCAAAATCTATTGGATGCTTTCAATGCCGAAAAAGATAATATCCGCCGTGATGCAACAATTATTTTCAGAGGTGAAACTCTGTACGATGGCCGTCTGATAGACAATGGTGTTGAAAATCCGATGTATAATGAAAAAGCGTATTCTTCTGCGAACGGCGGAGCCGGTGACACAGATAAAAACGTACGCTATCTCCGTCTAGGTGAAATTTATCTTATCCTTGCCGAATCGGCAAATGAGTTGGGCAATAACAGTGAAGCACTAACAGCGTTAAACACTGTTCGTACTCGAGTGAAACTGCCTAATGTAACAACAACAGACCAAGCACAGCTCCGTCAATTGATCTGGAAAGAAAGACGCCTTGAATTGGCATTTGAGCACGACCGCTGGTTTGATCTCATTCGTACAAAACAGGCTAAAGCGGCGATGGCAGCCAATGGAAAATCGTTTCAGGAGAAAATGATGCTTTTCCCTATTCCGGAAGATCAACGTATCCAAACTCCAGAAATGTCGCAGAATACCGGTTGGTAA
- a CDS encoding SusC/RagA family TonB-linked outer membrane protein, with translation MRNLSALFLTSMVVSVAYGQTSIQGVVKDGSSMISMPGVTISIKGKAVSTKTDATGKFQINAAPTDSLVFNFIGYRKQSVYIGNQTQLNVFLENENQALEEVVVIGYGTQKKADLTGSISSLKSSDITKQPAMSAMQSIQGKAAGINIIANEAPGSSPNVIIRGLGTALGGRNPLYIVDGIAQTDINNINPSDIESMDVLKDASSASIYGLRAANGVIIVTTKKGKTGTLSINYESYAGLKTVLNKVKMANASQFSQYANEYWASTGEKFSLDPQQTYDTDWYDELLKTGSVFNNAVNISGGTEKIDYFVSANNFTENGILDGSKYVRNTIRNNNVYKFLNNRLKFSQNVNLTLTNSTPKPYSAFNTAYRQAPIMPIRYDNGRYATGYYNQTTGLGGLTGAPNDIMAKLNDEGNPLYEVLRQNEKINTLRLQGSFEGEFKITDYLKVNSRIGGNKFYSKQRVFTNIKDRWLNANPQKTDQDFAANKAASSDDIQFANNSLNYVDLEQFRWSWENFLTFNKSFDKHHIEAVLGMSREKYDINSMSSMTGYDVPEKEQYWNINLANSTRGADYDRIALQTYYTPRALASYFGRVQYNYDSKYYLTATLRRDGSSVFRNTGKYWGTFPSVGLGWTVTNEDFMKDATWINLLKVRGNWGKLGNQDIPLNVSTILQSPESSNYNYVFGPEQNMVFGSAYGTPAKNLSWEVTEETGAGLDFAFLNNQLSGSIDYYHKMNTNAILLVTPTYTSAYEEKFYDHGAKILNQGVELALNWNKSISPDFSYNVGVNYAYNKNTVKEVKAAYDGDQGGSLNNGELTKQLRVGQPIYGWWMYETNGVFQDDNDVKNYPSNGPARPGYLKFKDQNEDGIIDTRDRVFFGSFLPSSTYGINLGINYKAIDFNLSGYGVSGNKVYNGLRSARMNAGQNVDLETFENRWTPENHTNAHPGADRSYLPSNYYLESGSYFRINNITLGYTFNNLYSSKSKLRLYVTAQNPFMFTKYSGFSPELAGDGSPNLTSGIELSAYPTTRNFLFGLNMQF, from the coding sequence ATGAGGAATCTATCCGCATTATTTTTGACTTCCATGGTCGTCTCTGTTGCCTATGGACAAACTTCTATACAAGGAGTGGTCAAAGATGGCTCAAGCATGATATCCATGCCTGGCGTAACCATTAGTATTAAAGGGAAAGCTGTATCTACGAAAACCGACGCAACGGGGAAATTTCAGATTAATGCCGCTCCTACCGATTCGTTAGTCTTTAACTTTATTGGTTATCGCAAACAATCTGTATACATTGGCAATCAAACGCAACTCAATGTATTTTTAGAAAATGAGAATCAAGCATTGGAAGAGGTTGTGGTTATTGGTTACGGTACACAAAAGAAAGCCGATCTAACCGGATCGATCAGTTCATTGAAATCGTCCGATATCACCAAGCAACCTGCCATGTCTGCTATGCAATCCATACAGGGTAAAGCCGCAGGTATTAATATCATTGCCAACGAAGCTCCGGGATCGTCACCGAACGTCATCATCAGAGGTCTGGGTACAGCGCTTGGAGGCAGAAATCCACTCTATATTGTTGACGGTATTGCGCAAACCGATATCAACAATATCAATCCTTCTGACATTGAGTCGATGGATGTATTGAAGGATGCTTCATCAGCTTCAATTTACGGTCTTCGCGCTGCAAATGGGGTTATTATCGTGACCACGAAGAAAGGTAAAACTGGAACTCTTAGTATTAATTATGAAAGTTATGCTGGATTAAAGACCGTCCTGAATAAAGTAAAAATGGCGAATGCTTCTCAATTTTCGCAGTATGCAAATGAATACTGGGCATCCACTGGCGAAAAATTTAGTTTAGATCCCCAACAAACCTACGATACGGATTGGTACGACGAACTATTAAAAACGGGTTCGGTCTTTAACAATGCTGTAAATATTTCCGGCGGTACCGAAAAAATTGACTATTTCGTATCGGCCAACAATTTTACGGAAAACGGTATTTTAGATGGCTCGAAATATGTTCGAAATACCATACGAAACAATAATGTATATAAATTTCTAAATAACCGTCTGAAATTTAGCCAAAATGTAAACTTAACATTAACAAACTCTACACCAAAACCTTACAGTGCATTTAATACGGCATACCGACAAGCCCCTATTATGCCTATTCGTTATGACAATGGTAGATATGCAACGGGCTACTATAATCAAACTACGGGACTAGGCGGTTTAACTGGCGCTCCTAACGATATTATGGCCAAATTAAATGATGAAGGCAATCCGTTATACGAGGTTCTTCGCCAAAACGAGAAAATAAATACACTTCGTCTTCAAGGTAGCTTCGAAGGAGAATTTAAAATCACTGATTATCTAAAAGTGAATTCACGTATCGGTGGAAATAAATTTTATTCTAAACAACGTGTCTTTACAAATATAAAAGACCGTTGGTTAAATGCTAATCCACAGAAAACTGACCAAGACTTCGCGGCAAATAAGGCAGCATCTTCCGATGACATTCAGTTTGCCAACAACAGTTTGAATTACGTTGATCTAGAACAGTTCCGTTGGTCATGGGAAAACTTTTTAACATTTAACAAGAGTTTTGACAAACATCATATCGAAGCGGTATTAGGTATGTCCCGCGAAAAGTATGACATCAATAGTATGAGCAGTATGACGGGTTACGATGTTCCGGAAAAAGAGCAATATTGGAATATTAATCTCGCGAATAGTACCCGAGGTGCAGATTACGACCGTATTGCCCTTCAGACTTATTATACCCCGCGTGCATTGGCATCTTATTTTGGGCGAGTTCAATATAATTACGATAGTAAATACTATTTGACAGCAACATTACGCCGTGATGGTTCTAGTGTATTTCGTAATACAGGCAAATACTGGGGCACATTCCCTTCCGTAGGATTAGGCTGGACAGTAACCAACGAAGATTTTATGAAGGACGCCACTTGGATCAATCTCTTGAAAGTACGCGGAAACTGGGGAAAACTTGGTAACCAAGATATTCCACTCAATGTTTCCACAATTTTACAAAGCCCAGAAAGTTCCAACTACAATTATGTGTTTGGCCCAGAACAAAACATGGTGTTTGGTAGTGCCTATGGGACCCCTGCTAAAAATTTAAGCTGGGAGGTTACAGAGGAAACTGGCGCCGGACTGGATTTCGCCTTTCTTAACAACCAACTGTCAGGTTCCATAGACTATTATCATAAGATGAATACCAATGCGATCTTGTTGGTTACACCGACATATACTTCTGCTTATGAAGAAAAATTTTATGACCATGGAGCAAAAATCCTGAATCAGGGGGTTGAGCTTGCTTTAAACTGGAATAAATCAATCTCCCCAGATTTCAGCTATAATGTAGGTGTAAATTATGCCTACAACAAAAACACCGTTAAGGAAGTAAAAGCTGCTTATGATGGCGATCAAGGTGGTAGTTTGAACAATGGCGAATTAACAAAACAGCTCCGGGTAGGTCAGCCTATTTATGGCTGGTGGATGTATGAAACAAACGGCGTATTCCAGGATGACAACGATGTCAAAAATTATCCATCAAACGGTCCCGCCAGGCCAGGATATTTGAAATTTAAAGATCAGAATGAGGACGGTATCATCGACACGCGTGATCGTGTTTTCTTTGGTTCATTCTTACCTTCTTCCACTTATGGAATTAATTTAGGGATAAACTATAAAGCGATAGATTTTAATTTATCTGGATATGGGGTTTCTGGCAACAAAGTATACAATGGATTAAGAAGTGCGCGCATGAACGCAGGTCAAAATGTTGACCTAGAGACTTTTGAAAACCGCTGGACACCAGAGAACCATACGAATGCACATCCCGGAGCAGATAGGTCATATCTACCTTCCAACTATTACTTAGAGTCAGGTAGTTATTTCCGTATCAATAATATAACGCTAGGTTATACATTTAATAATTTATATAGTTCAAAATCTAAATTGAGGTTGTATGTAACAGCTCAAAATCCTTTTATGTTTACGAAGTATAGTGGCTTCTCTCCTGAACTGGCCGGAGATGGAAGCCCAAATCTAACATCCGGGATAGAGCTCTCAGCTTATCCAACCACACGTAATTTCCTTTTTGGACTTAACATGCAATTTTAA